In Paralcaligenes sp. KSB-10, the following are encoded in one genomic region:
- a CDS encoding rhodanese-like domain-containing protein has product MIQPTLQFVDAHQLKSWVHDASELALLDIREHGQYGEDHLFFAVPLPYSTLELNIFRLVPSKSTRIVVYADERSQAVVPAAASVLFRLGYTQVYVLEGGISSWKRSGYETFAGVNLPSKTFGEIAEHAYGTPSVSAAALYDMLQDDQTDVIVLDGRPIEEYRKMSIPGAICCPNGELALRVGALVPSAETTIVVNCAGRTRSIIGAQTLINLNVPNKVYALENGTQGWFLADLPLEHQSNRLYPEAIPEDTKPALRERAGGLIEKFDLPGVTTATVQAWVADDGRNTFLCDVRTESEYVPDALVQHTPGGQLIQATDQYIGVRKSRVVICDFDGIRAPVVASWLKQLGWDVYLWPNPETLSGLPKPQRFTPVLKNTAVLNPSELAGFIRGTRDVLVVDTRQSVAYRKNHLEGSVWAIRPSLLSRTEGRVATPVLLLGSSLESLQVLAQDLESHEYRHVYLCVVSDQVLRQAGLPLEQTEDMPRDKDCIDYLFFVHDRHDGNKAAARQYLQWETNLVSQIDEQERNTFLIQAHH; this is encoded by the coding sequence ATGATTCAACCCACTTTGCAATTCGTCGACGCCCATCAATTAAAAAGCTGGGTGCATGACGCATCCGAACTTGCCTTGCTCGATATTCGCGAGCACGGTCAATATGGCGAGGATCATCTGTTCTTCGCCGTGCCTCTGCCTTACAGCACGCTGGAACTCAATATCTTCCGGCTGGTGCCCAGCAAATCGACCCGGATCGTCGTGTATGCCGATGAGCGCAGCCAGGCCGTCGTGCCCGCTGCCGCGAGCGTCCTGTTTCGCCTTGGCTATACCCAGGTGTACGTGCTGGAAGGCGGCATATCGAGCTGGAAGCGCAGCGGCTACGAGACCTTTGCCGGAGTCAATCTGCCCAGCAAGACTTTTGGGGAAATAGCCGAACACGCCTATGGCACGCCAAGCGTGTCCGCCGCGGCGCTGTATGACATGCTTCAGGATGACCAGACGGATGTGATCGTGCTGGACGGACGGCCCATCGAGGAATACCGGAAAATGAGCATCCCGGGTGCGATTTGCTGCCCCAATGGTGAATTGGCCTTGCGTGTCGGCGCCCTGGTGCCCAGCGCCGAAACCACGATAGTCGTCAATTGCGCCGGCCGCACCCGCAGCATTATCGGCGCTCAGACACTGATCAATCTGAATGTGCCCAACAAAGTCTATGCGCTGGAAAACGGTACCCAGGGATGGTTTTTGGCCGACCTGCCGCTCGAACATCAGTCCAATCGGCTCTATCCCGAAGCCATACCGGAAGACACCAAGCCGGCCCTGCGGGAGCGGGCCGGGGGGCTGATAGAAAAATTCGACCTGCCAGGCGTTACGACCGCCACAGTGCAAGCCTGGGTGGCCGATGACGGCCGCAACACCTTTCTATGCGATGTGCGCACCGAGTCGGAGTATGTGCCCGATGCGCTGGTCCAGCACACGCCGGGAGGCCAGTTGATACAGGCCACGGATCAGTACATAGGCGTGCGCAAATCGAGAGTGGTGATTTGCGATTTCGACGGAATCCGCGCTCCGGTGGTGGCAAGCTGGTTGAAGCAACTGGGCTGGGACGTCTATTTATGGCCCAATCCAGAGACGCTTTCAGGCTTGCCCAAGCCGCAGCGGTTTACGCCCGTATTGAAAAATACGGCGGTGCTGAATCCGTCGGAACTGGCCGGTTTTATTCGCGGAACCAGGGATGTCCTGGTCGTCGATACACGCCAGAGTGTCGCGTACCGCAAGAATCATTTGGAAGGCTCGGTCTGGGCAATTCGGCCCAGCCTATTGTCGCGAACTGAAGGGCGCGTGGCTACGCCGGTACTGCTGCTGGGGTCCTCTCTTGAAAGCCTGCAAGTGCTGGCCCAGGATCTCGAGTCGCACGAATACCGGCATGTCTATCTTTGCGTGGTCTCGGACCAGGTTCTACGCCAGGCGGGCTTGCCGCTGGAGCAGACCGAAGATATGCCGCGCGACAAGGACTGCATCGATTACCTGTTTTTTGTGCACGATCGGCATGACGGCAACAAGGCCGCCGCCCGGCAGTATCTGCAGTGGGAGACCAACCTGGTTTCTCAAATCGATGAGCAGGAAAGAAATACGTTTTTGATTCAAGCGCATCATTAA
- a CDS encoding amino acid ABC transporter permease, translated as MIDFLSTYGLMFLVGSWPHGPLGGFAGTLLLAGLGLMGAFPIALLIGVARTSSIRALKIGATVWVYTFRSIPLIMIIFWAYFLLPTLIGTEVPAFSTALCAIIIYESAFLAEIIRAGLEALPAGQVEASRALGLGYFKTLLSIQLPQALSNMIPSLLNQFVSTIKATSIAYIIGVQEASFSAQQINSIELTGTLRTYMILALFYFFLCALLSKLAKVLETHLDNKRIGLA; from the coding sequence ATGATTGATTTCCTGAGCACGTATGGCTTGATGTTTCTGGTGGGGTCCTGGCCCCACGGCCCGCTGGGCGGCTTCGCCGGAACACTGCTGCTGGCCGGCCTGGGCCTGATGGGCGCATTTCCGATCGCATTGCTGATAGGCGTTGCGCGCACAAGTTCCATCAGGGCCTTGAAAATCGGCGCGACCGTGTGGGTGTATACGTTCCGGTCGATTCCCCTGATCATGATCATCTTCTGGGCCTACTTCCTGCTGCCGACGCTGATCGGCACCGAGGTGCCCGCCTTCTCGACCGCGCTGTGCGCCATCATCATTTATGAATCCGCGTTTTTGGCTGAAATCATCCGCGCCGGCCTCGAGGCTTTGCCGGCTGGGCAGGTGGAAGCGTCGCGGGCGCTTGGGCTGGGGTATTTCAAGACCTTGTTGTCCATCCAGTTGCCGCAAGCCTTGAGCAATATGATTCCATCCTTGCTGAACCAGTTCGTATCGACCATCAAGGCCACATCGATTGCCTACATCATCGGTGTACAGGAAGCCTCGTTTTCGGCGCAGCAGATCAACAGCATCGAACTGACCGGCACCTTGCGCACCTATATGATCCTGGCGCTGTTTTATTTCTTCCTGTGCGCGCTGCTTTCAAAGCTCGCCAAAGTGCTGGAAACGCACCTGGACAACAAACGGATAGGCCTGGCCTGA
- the metC gene encoding cystathionine beta-lyase encodes MSERSRATALTRLGRPDTGWANTPIVKGSTYLYDNLEHWRSTRIKREHERQLSYGARGNETVYALEDAVAALERGHRAKLFPTGLAAISITLLAYLKSGDHVLISDSAYEPVKKFCTTQLAHYGITFGYFSAVDDDWASCLQTNTRMIYVESPGSLLYDMLDLPAMAAVCRQRNILLCADNTWGSCLNYQPLNLGADISIVAATKYLGGHSDVMMGAVTTTQAAFQAIETASVNFGQTVSAEDAFLVLRGMRTLELRLQRHAQSALNLAGWLACQPAVRAVFHPALPGDRNHALWQRDCQGSNGLLSLELRPGLSIDAIEKAVDQMEIFGIGASWGGYESLVLPIDARKTRLDHADAGYLLRLHIGLEDAEDLKADLGKMLVSVQ; translated from the coding sequence ATGTCGGAGCGTTCCCGCGCGACTGCGCTGACCCGGCTTGGCCGGCCCGACACGGGCTGGGCCAATACGCCGATAGTCAAAGGCAGCACGTATTTATACGACAACCTCGAACACTGGCGCAGCACCCGGATCAAGCGCGAGCATGAGCGCCAGCTGTCTTATGGGGCGCGCGGCAACGAAACGGTCTATGCGCTGGAAGACGCTGTTGCCGCGCTGGAGCGCGGACATCGGGCCAAGTTGTTCCCGACCGGGCTGGCGGCCATTTCGATCACTCTGCTGGCCTACCTCAAGTCGGGCGATCATGTCCTGATCTCCGACTCGGCTTATGAGCCGGTGAAGAAGTTCTGCACTACCCAGTTGGCCCATTACGGCATCACCTTCGGCTACTTCAGCGCCGTCGACGACGATTGGGCCTCATGCCTGCAAACCAATACCCGCATGATCTATGTCGAATCGCCGGGTTCGCTGCTGTACGACATGCTGGATCTTCCCGCCATGGCCGCCGTATGCCGGCAGCGCAACATTCTGTTGTGCGCCGACAATACCTGGGGTTCGTGCCTGAATTACCAACCTTTGAACCTGGGGGCCGATATCTCGATTGTCGCGGCCACCAAGTATCTGGGCGGTCACTCGGACGTGATGATGGGCGCCGTAACGACGACGCAGGCGGCTTTCCAGGCGATCGAGACAGCCAGTGTCAATTTTGGCCAGACAGTGTCCGCCGAAGACGCCTTTTTGGTTTTACGCGGCATGCGCACTCTCGAACTGCGCCTGCAGCGGCATGCGCAAAGCGCCTTGAACCTTGCAGGCTGGCTGGCCTGTCAGCCGGCGGTTCGCGCGGTCTTTCATCCGGCATTGCCGGGCGATCGCAACCATGCCTTGTGGCAGCGGGACTGCCAGGGCAGCAATGGCTTGCTGTCGCTGGAGCTGCGGCCCGGGCTCTCCATCGATGCCATTGAAAAGGCTGTCGACCAGATGGAAATCTTCGGCATTGGGGCTTCGTGGGGCGGATATGAAAGCCTGGTCCTGCCGATCGACGCCAGGAAAACACGGCTCGACCATGCCGATGCCGGTTATCTGCTAAGGCTGCACATAGGCCTGGAAGACGCGGAAGACTTGAAGGCCGATCTGGGAAAAATGCTGGTCTCGGTTCAATAG
- a CDS encoding transporter substrate-binding domain-containing protein, with translation MHHPIIKSTILAGLATAAVFASGAAQANRLDDVKAKGSIVCGTQNASSPYGFQDPKTREYVGYDVDMCKAIAKEMGLKLVHKPLSTEARIPEVKMGRVDMVAGSMAYLPTRAKEVDFSLQYLQGNIGVLVKKDSGIKTLADLAGKKVCASSGSSSAAIASKVLTKSDVLTFQTISQCYLGLQNDKVAAMTAGDLVLLRFKNDSEKTSTPTELLSEPTYTEHIGVVVNKGETDLKNAINVAIEKIDKSGELSQIYDKWMGKDSIYKLNRTFKVQPVDRAN, from the coding sequence ATGCATCATCCAATAATCAAAAGTACCATCTTGGCCGGTTTGGCGACAGCCGCCGTTTTTGCTTCGGGCGCGGCACAGGCCAATCGGCTCGACGATGTCAAGGCCAAGGGCAGCATTGTGTGCGGCACGCAAAATGCCAGCTCGCCTTATGGGTTCCAGGATCCGAAAACACGCGAATATGTGGGCTACGATGTCGATATGTGCAAGGCCATCGCAAAAGAAATGGGCTTGAAGCTCGTCCATAAACCCTTGTCGACCGAAGCGCGCATTCCGGAGGTGAAAATGGGGCGTGTGGATATGGTGGCGGGCTCCATGGCCTATTTGCCCACCCGTGCGAAAGAGGTTGATTTCAGCCTTCAATATTTGCAAGGCAATATCGGGGTGTTGGTCAAGAAGGATTCCGGCATCAAAACCCTGGCCGACCTGGCTGGAAAAAAAGTGTGCGCCTCGTCGGGTTCCAGTTCGGCGGCCATTGCATCCAAGGTGCTGACAAAATCCGATGTGCTTACCTTCCAGACCATTTCGCAGTGCTACCTGGGTTTGCAAAACGATAAGGTCGCCGCCATGACTGCCGGAGATCTCGTTCTGCTGCGTTTCAAGAACGATTCGGAAAAAACCTCCACCCCTACCGAACTGCTGTCCGAGCCGACCTATACCGAGCACATAGGGGTTGTGGTGAACAAGGGCGAAACCGATCTGAAAAATGCCATCAATGTTGCGATCGAGAAAATCGACAAGTCGGGTGAACTGAGCCAAATCTATGATAAATGGATGGGCAAGGATTCCATCTACAAGCTGAACCGTACTTTCAAGGTGCAGCCGGTCGATAGAGCGAATTAA
- a CDS encoding DHA2 family efflux MFS transporter permease subunit, producing the protein MITLSIMLATIMQTLDSTIANVALPHMAGGLSASQDQITWVLTSYIVAAAIATPVTGWLSGRYGRKTIFLISIAGFTASSLLCGMSGNLLEIVGARLLQGVFGAALVPLSQAVMLDINPPERHARAMAVWGMGVMLGPVLGPTLGGWLTDNMTWRWVFLINLPVGILSFAGVYYYIHETGPKISKRFDWFGFSLLAIAIGMLQLLLDRGEQADWFGSIEIRVEAVCAFIAFTFFVLHTATDGSDSFFNVKLLKDQNFVTGLAFYFLLGLLLYATRALLPPLLQTLLGYPVMTTGLVTAPSGLGTMLAMMCAGRLVGRMDSRLIVALGFGLTALSLWQMAGYTPQITEWDVAWPGFIQGMGIGFTSVPLTTMTFSTLDKRLRPEGTAIYSLSRNIGSSIGISVMQTMLVRNTVIMHSSLAAYVTAGTLMSRPDPLSGFFDMSTSVGRAGLDAVLQNQASFIAYLDDFRLMFWVTLASIPFLLLMRTKKAVSEDSVEQAAETVAVGAE; encoded by the coding sequence ATGATCACCTTGTCCATCATGCTTGCCACAATCATGCAGACGCTGGACAGCACTATTGCCAATGTGGCGCTGCCTCATATGGCGGGCGGGCTGTCCGCATCGCAGGATCAGATCACCTGGGTGCTGACTTCCTATATTGTGGCGGCGGCGATCGCCACTCCTGTCACGGGCTGGCTGTCCGGCCGTTACGGACGCAAGACGATCTTCCTGATTTCCATCGCCGGCTTCACGGCGAGCTCCTTGCTGTGCGGCATGTCGGGAAACCTGCTGGAGATAGTGGGCGCTCGCCTGCTGCAAGGTGTGTTCGGCGCGGCGCTGGTGCCCTTGTCGCAGGCCGTGATGCTGGACATAAATCCGCCCGAGCGCCATGCCCGGGCCATGGCGGTATGGGGCATGGGTGTCATGCTCGGGCCCGTCCTGGGGCCGACTCTGGGGGGCTGGCTGACGGACAATATGACTTGGCGCTGGGTCTTCCTGATCAATTTGCCCGTAGGCATTTTGTCTTTTGCCGGGGTGTATTACTACATTCATGAAACCGGGCCGAAGATCTCGAAGCGCTTCGACTGGTTCGGCTTTTCCCTGCTGGCGATTGCCATTGGCATGCTGCAGCTGCTGCTGGACCGCGGCGAGCAGGCCGATTGGTTCGGTTCGATAGAAATTCGCGTTGAGGCGGTGTGCGCTTTTATTGCATTCACCTTCTTCGTGCTGCATACGGCCACGGATGGCAGCGATTCCTTTTTCAATGTGAAGCTGTTGAAGGACCAAAATTTCGTGACCGGGCTGGCGTTCTATTTCCTGCTGGGGCTGCTGCTCTACGCTACGCGTGCGCTGTTGCCGCCTTTGCTGCAGACTTTGCTGGGCTACCCGGTAATGACCACGGGGCTGGTCACCGCGCCCAGCGGCCTGGGGACGATGCTGGCGATGATGTGTGCGGGGCGTCTGGTGGGGCGCATGGATAGCCGGCTGATTGTTGCGCTGGGTTTTGGCCTGACGGCGCTGTCGCTGTGGCAGATGGCGGGGTATACGCCGCAGATCACCGAATGGGATGTGGCCTGGCCGGGGTTCATCCAGGGGATGGGCATAGGGTTTACGTCGGTACCTCTTACGACCATGACTTTTTCTACGTTGGACAAGCGTTTGCGCCCGGAAGGTACGGCGATCTATAGCCTGTCGCGCAATATAGGCAGCAGCATTGGGATTTCGGTGATGCAGACTATGCTGGTCCGCAATACGGTCATTATGCATAGTTCCCTGGCGGCGTATGTGACGGCCGGTACGTTGATGTCCCGTCCGGATCCTTTGTCGGGGTTCTTCGATATGAGCACGTCGGTTGGTCGGGCGGGGCTCGATGCGGTGCTGCAGAACCAGGCGTCGTTCATTGCGTATCTGGATGATTTCCGGCTGATGTTCTGGGTGACGCTGGCGTCGATACCCTTTTTGCTGTTGATGCGTACGAAAAAGGCAGTCAGCGAGGACTCCGTGGAGCAGGCGGCTGAGACTGTGGCTGTGGGGGCGGAATAG
- a CDS encoding amino acid ABC transporter permease: MDFSFSLLTNPDTLHMLMWGVSVTLRLFAGALVCGLTIALLLSGLYLVPSKLLRWIIALYVEYHRNVPTVVQIMVWYFGMPEVLPKAIRLWINQGNTEFSFALIALSLNVSAYYYEDIRSGIKAIAATQIEAARSIGLGAMQSLRYVILPQAMRISIPPIINRSLIVFKDTSLAMVIGVTELTYQVKKIENTTFQTFQIFMISTLIYLVISLLIATLGAQVSRKFPANFKS, from the coding sequence ATGGATTTTTCTTTTTCCCTGCTGACCAATCCCGACACCCTGCACATGCTGATGTGGGGGGTGTCGGTAACGTTGCGGCTGTTTGCCGGAGCGCTGGTGTGCGGGCTGACGATTGCCCTGCTGTTGTCGGGCCTGTACCTGGTTCCGTCGAAGCTGTTGCGCTGGATTATCGCCCTGTATGTCGAATACCATCGGAATGTGCCCACTGTGGTGCAGATCATGGTCTGGTACTTCGGCATGCCGGAAGTGCTGCCCAAGGCGATCCGGCTATGGATAAACCAGGGCAATACCGAGTTTTCGTTTGCCCTGATTGCCTTGTCGCTGAATGTCAGCGCTTATTACTACGAAGATATTCGTTCGGGCATCAAGGCCATTGCCGCGACCCAAATCGAAGCGGCGCGATCCATAGGGCTGGGCGCGATGCAGTCGCTGCGCTACGTGATTCTGCCGCAGGCCATGCGCATCAGCATTCCTCCCATTATCAATCGCTCGCTGATTGTCTTCAAGGACACCAGCCTGGCCATGGTCATTGGCGTCACCGAACTGACCTACCAGGTCAAGAAGATCGAGAACACCACGTTCCAGACCTTTCAGATTTTCATGATTTCCACGCTGATCTATCTGGTCATATCGTTGCTGATAGCCACGCTGGGCGCCCAGGTGTCCAGGAAATTCCCGGCTAACTTCAAGAGCTAG
- a CDS encoding LysR substrate-binding domain-containing protein, whose translation MRNLDLDLLRTLVTIEKANTFSGAANELFKTQSAVTQQMQRLESLIGFPLFEKKGRRRVLTPQGSKLAGYGRRLLAINDEALRTIGQQPMEGDVRLGAPQDVADTILPSALTHIARYAPKVRLEIRVDRSPFLMSALESGDLDLTISTRYQKNLNGIILRTSPTAWLCAADYVHNKRAPVPLILADEPSIFRKTALMALEQTKLEWHINYLAPTLIGIKAAVRAGLGITARSVELLEADMRVLGESDGLPPLAPVSYYLWTRKDTISPLTLHVYEILKRKFEDKMESAP comes from the coding sequence ATGAGAAATCTGGACCTTGATTTGTTGCGCACCTTGGTAACCATAGAAAAAGCTAATACATTTTCTGGCGCGGCAAATGAATTGTTCAAAACCCAGTCCGCCGTCACGCAGCAGATGCAGCGCCTTGAATCATTGATAGGCTTCCCCTTGTTCGAAAAAAAGGGCCGGCGCCGTGTTTTGACGCCGCAAGGCAGCAAGCTGGCCGGATACGGGCGGCGCCTGCTGGCCATCAACGACGAAGCCTTGCGCACCATAGGGCAACAGCCGATGGAAGGAGACGTACGGCTGGGTGCCCCGCAAGACGTGGCCGACACCATCCTGCCGTCCGCCCTGACTCATATTGCGCGCTACGCGCCGAAAGTGCGCCTGGAAATCCGCGTAGACCGCAGCCCATTCCTGATGAGCGCCCTGGAATCGGGCGATCTCGACCTGACCATATCCACGCGCTATCAAAAAAACCTCAATGGAATAATCTTGCGCACCTCGCCCACCGCCTGGCTGTGCGCCGCCGACTATGTCCACAACAAGCGGGCCCCCGTGCCGTTGATCCTGGCCGACGAGCCCAGCATATTCCGCAAAACCGCCCTGATGGCGCTGGAACAGACCAAGCTGGAGTGGCATATCAACTACCTGGCCCCTACCCTGATCGGCATCAAGGCCGCCGTCCGCGCGGGGCTGGGCATCACGGCCCGCAGTGTCGAACTGCTGGAAGCGGATATGCGCGTGCTGGGAGAGTCCGACGGCCTGCCGCCTTTGGCACCTGTCAGCTATTACTTGTGGACGCGCAAAGACACCATCAGCCCCTTGACCCTGCACGTCTACGAAATCCTGAAACGCAAATTCGAAGACAAAATGGAAAGCGCGCCTTGA
- a CDS encoding amino acid ABC transporter ATP-binding protein, producing MIKFENVNKWYKKYQALTNVCGEVKAGEVLVVCGPSGSGKSTMIRTINKLEEIQSGVIRVEGVDITDAKLNINQLRAKIGFVFQQFNLFPHLSVKENIALSPIKVGGYSRAEAYELAEELLAKVGLSAKINEMPANLSGGQQQRVAIARALAQKPPVILFDEPTSALDPEMVGEVLSVMKALAADGMTMVCVTHEMNFAKDVADRVWFMDQGEILEDSTPAEFFTAPRHERAKRFLSDIIH from the coding sequence TTGATCAAGTTCGAAAACGTCAACAAATGGTATAAAAAATACCAGGCGCTCACTAATGTATGCGGTGAAGTGAAGGCCGGTGAAGTGCTGGTCGTTTGCGGGCCGTCGGGCTCCGGAAAATCCACCATGATCCGCACCATCAACAAGCTCGAGGAAATTCAAAGCGGCGTCATCCGGGTGGAAGGGGTGGATATTACCGATGCGAAGTTGAACATCAATCAGTTACGCGCAAAAATCGGCTTTGTGTTCCAGCAGTTCAATCTATTTCCCCATTTGTCGGTGAAAGAGAACATTGCCTTGTCGCCCATCAAGGTCGGCGGCTATTCCAGGGCCGAGGCCTATGAGCTGGCTGAAGAGTTGCTGGCCAAGGTTGGCCTGAGCGCAAAAATCAATGAAATGCCGGCCAATTTGTCGGGCGGCCAGCAGCAGCGGGTCGCCATTGCCCGGGCCCTGGCGCAAAAACCGCCGGTCATATTGTTCGACGAGCCAACCAGTGCTCTGGATCCGGAGATGGTCGGCGAGGTGCTGAGCGTCATGAAGGCACTGGCTGCCGACGGCATGACGATGGTGTGCGTGACGCATGAAATGAATTTTGCCAAGGATGTGGCCGACCGCGTCTGGTTCATGGACCAGGGCGAAATTCTCGAAGACTCCACGCCTGCGGAGTTTTTCACCGCACCCCGGCACGAGCGGGCAAAGAGGTTCCTGTCGGATATCATTCACTAG
- a CDS encoding alpha-hydroxy acid oxidase, with protein MSDGRAMARRLAGARSIDDLRRLAQRRLPRAIFDFFDGGAEDEIVLRDNRDAFGRVRLMPRTLVDVSTIDFGVELLAASASLPMAVAPTGAAGYGWPNGDIAIARAAVAAGIPYTLSTSATASIEEVARQAPGRLWFQAYILRDGAALAGLIERARAADYEALMITVDLPVGGKRERDFRNHLSFPFHFTPRNVLDFACHPRWSLALLRNGMPVVENLKNLRPAPADSANKAASSVGRYYDPSFDWSRLQQLRDAWPRKLIVKGVLCPDDARRLSAMGCDAIVVSNHGGRQLDCVPASLNALSAVVRAVEGRTPVLIDGGVRRGSDIFKARALGAQGVLIGRATLYGVAAAGQCGAARAIDILREEFVRTMQLCGVPHANQIGPSALFA; from the coding sequence ATGAGCGATGGGCGGGCGATGGCGCGAAGGCTGGCTGGTGCTCGTTCGATTGACGACCTCCGCCGCCTGGCGCAGCGGCGGCTGCCTCGCGCCATCTTCGATTTCTTCGATGGCGGTGCGGAAGACGAAATCGTTCTGCGCGATAATCGGGACGCGTTTGGGCGGGTCCGGCTTATGCCGCGCACGCTTGTCGATGTATCGACCATTGACTTCGGCGTGGAACTGCTTGCCGCCTCTGCCTCTTTGCCCATGGCGGTTGCGCCCACAGGTGCGGCCGGGTACGGCTGGCCGAACGGCGATATCGCCATTGCACGGGCTGCCGTCGCCGCCGGTATTCCCTATACTTTATCGACCTCGGCGACGGCTTCGATTGAAGAAGTGGCCCGCCAGGCGCCTGGCAGGCTCTGGTTCCAGGCCTATATCCTACGCGATGGCGCAGCGCTGGCAGGCTTGATCGAACGGGCACGAGCGGCCGATTACGAAGCGCTCATGATCACCGTGGATCTGCCCGTGGGCGGAAAGCGCGAGCGCGATTTCCGCAACCATCTGTCTTTCCCATTTCATTTCACACCGCGCAATGTGCTGGATTTCGCCTGCCACCCGCGATGGTCGCTGGCCTTGCTGCGCAATGGCATGCCGGTTGTCGAGAATCTGAAAAACCTGCGGCCAGCGCCGGCCGATAGCGCTAATAAAGCCGCGTCGTCTGTAGGGCGGTATTACGATCCTTCTTTCGATTGGTCGCGTCTGCAGCAATTGCGTGACGCGTGGCCTCGCAAGCTTATCGTGAAGGGCGTGCTTTGCCCCGATGATGCCCGTCGGCTGTCGGCGATGGGTTGCGATGCCATCGTTGTGTCCAACCATGGCGGACGCCAGCTTGACTGCGTCCCTGCCTCCCTGAACGCCTTGTCGGCGGTTGTCCGGGCCGTTGAGGGGCGAACGCCCGTCCTGATCGATGGCGGGGTTCGCCGCGGCAGCGATATTTTCAAGGCCCGGGCCCTGGGCGCGCAAGGAGTGCTGATCGGGCGCGCGACTCTTTATGGTGTTGCGGCGGCGGGCCAGTGCGGCGCCGCGCGCGCCATCGACATCCTGCGCGAGGAATTCGTCCGGACCATGCAGCTTTGCGGCGTGCCGCATGCCAATCAGATTGGGCCGTCGGCGTTGTTTGCATAG
- a CDS encoding MarR family transcriptional regulator, whose product MDKISSFQSFEQAMQGLSRRLSARGAMRESVILRLFQHVALRLNDYMDEPFKSHGLNTTLWTSLVVIYASPDHRLKPSELSVFMNSSRTNSTRVARELAGRGFVDRVDDETDRRQLFLQLTKKGLAFVEDFLPPRRAYVKQALEGFSADEVDELERLLRKLLHKLD is encoded by the coding sequence ATGGACAAAATATCTTCTTTTCAGTCTTTCGAGCAGGCCATGCAGGGCCTGTCGCGGCGCCTTTCTGCGCGCGGCGCAATGCGTGAATCGGTGATTTTGCGCTTGTTCCAGCATGTGGCCTTGCGGCTGAACGACTATATGGACGAACCGTTCAAGTCGCATGGCTTGAACACCACCTTGTGGACCTCGCTGGTGGTGATTTATGCCAGCCCCGACCATCGCCTCAAGCCATCGGAATTAAGCGTTTTCATGAACTCTTCGCGCACCAACAGCACCCGCGTCGCCCGCGAGCTGGCGGGGCGTGGTTTTGTCGACCGCGTGGACGATGAGACCGACCGGCGCCAGTTGTTCCTGCAACTGACCAAAAAAGGCCTTGCTTTCGTGGAAGACTTCCTGCCGCCGCGTCGCGCCTATGTCAAGCAGGCGCTGGAAGGCTTCAGTGCGGACGAGGTAGACGAACTGGAACGCCTGCTGCGCAAGCTGCTGCATAAGCTGGATTAG